One window from the genome of Diospyros lotus cultivar Yz01 chromosome 11, ASM1463336v1, whole genome shotgun sequence encodes:
- the LOC127812476 gene encoding uncharacterized protein LOC127812476 codes for MQHLSGSIWPVRTGFHRRFPSAKKAPSTTGVLLLLLFLTITITAFLLSYSSVNSPGFYAAKAILEKPVVVPRVEYPLNCSAGNQTRTCPGNYPTVSEPEAEDPPAPSTNSTCPDYFRWIHQDLRPFMATGISREMVEKAKKTAHFRLVIVKGKAYVEKYRKAIQTRDVFTIWGILQLLRRYPGRLPDLELMFDCDDRPVVRSRDYRPSPNATAPPPLFRYCGDRLTLDIVFPDWSFWGWAEINIKPWDSILKEIKEGNQRIKWMQREPYAYWKGNPFVAETRRDLLTCNVSEKHDWNARLFVQDWILESQQGYNQSGLASQCTYRYKIYIEGYAWSVSEKYILSCDSVTLLVKPRFHDFFSRSLQPVHHYWPVRDDDKCRSIKFAVDWGNNHKQKAQAIGKAASDFIQEELKMDYVYDYMFHLLNEYAKLLRFEPRVPDGGVELCSETMACDALGLHKKFMVESLVKAPALGSPCRLPPPHEPSVLAAFVRRRENSMKQVEAWEQRHLKSIEDQQQ; via the exons atgcaGCATCTCTCCGGAAGCATATGGCCGGTGAGAACTGGGTTTCACCGGCGGTTTCCGTCGGCGAAGAAAGCTCCTTCAACCACAGGCGTTCTCCTCCTCTTGCTCTTCCTCACCATCACCATCACAGCCTTTCTCCTCTCTTATTCCTCGGTCAACTCT CCTGGTTTCTATGCTGCTAAAGCAATATTGGAGAAACCTGTGGTCGTCCCAAGAGTTGAGTATCCACTCAACTGCTCCGCCGGGAACCAGACTCGAACCTGCCCGGGAAACTACCCGACTGTATCTGAACCCGAAGCGGAGGACCCCCCGGCGCCGTCGACGAATTCAACTTGCCCGGATTACTTCCGGTGGATTCATCAGGATCTACGCCCGTTCATGGCGACGGGGATCAGCAGGGAGATGGTGGAGAAAGCAAAGAAGACGGCGCATTTTAGGTTGGTAATAGTGAAGGGGAAGGCTTACGTGGAGAAGTACAGGAAGGCTATACAGACTAGGGATGTGTTCACGATATGGGGCATTTTGCAGCTCTTGAGGAGATATCCCGGCAGGCTGCCGGACTTGGAGCTCATGTTCGACTGCGACGACCGGCCCGTTGTTCGGTCCCGGGATTATCGACCCAGCCCTAACGCCACCGCGCCACCGCCACTGTTTCGATACTGCGGCGACCGATTGACTCTGGACATTGTCTTCCCGGATTGGTCTTTCTGGGGTTG GGCCGAAATAAACATCAAACCATGGGATAGCATCTTGAAGGAGATAAAGGAAGGCAACCAGAGGATCAAATGGATGCAGAGAGAGCCCTATGCCTACTGGAAGGGAAATCCTTTTGTAGCCGAAACAAGGAGAGATCTCTTGACCTGCAATGTCTCAGAGAAGCACGACTGGAATGCCCGCCTCTTTGTCCAG gaCTGGATCCTGGAATCCCAACAAGGATACAATCAATCAGGCCTAGCAAGCCAATGCAcctatag ATACAAGATCTATATTGAAGGATATGCATGGTCAGTGAGTGAGAAATACATTCTGTCTTGTGACTCAGTCACCTTGTTGGTGAAGCCACGCTTCCATGATTTCTTCTCAAGAAGCCTGCAGCCAGTCCACCATTACTGGCCTGTAAGAGACGACGACAAATGTAGATCCATCAAATTTGCAGTCGACTGGGGCAACAATCACAAGCAGAAG GCTCAAGCCATAGGCAAGGCGGCGAGTGACTTCATCCAGGAGGAGCTTAAGATGGATTATGTATACGATTACATGTTCCATTTGCTAAATGAGTACGCCAAGCTCTTGAGGTTCGAGCCTCGAGTCCCCGATGGGGGAGTTGAGTTGTGCTCGGAAACGATGGCTTGTGATGCACTAGGGTTGCATAAGAAGTTCATGGTGGAGTCCTTGGTGAAGGCTCCAGCTTTGGGCAGCCCATGCAGGCTGCCTCCACCCCATGAGCCAAGTGTTCTTGCTGCCTTTGTGAGGAGAAGGGAGAATTCAATGAAGCAAGTGGAGGCTTGGGAGCAAAGGCACTTGAAGAGCATTGAAGATCAGCAGCAATAG